The DNA sequence CGCAAGGCGAAGACGATGAACGTCACCTTCTTCGTGCACGACCCGTTCACGCGTGAGGCCTACAGCCGCGACCCGCGAAACATCGCCCGCAAGGCCGAGGACTACCTGGCCAGCACCGGCATCGCCGATACCTGCTTCTTCGGCGCCGAGGCCGAGTTCTACATCTTCGACTCGGTGTCCTTCAGCTCCGAGATCAACGGCACCCACTACCAGGTCGAGTCCGAATCAGGCTGGTGGAACACGGTTTCGCAGACCAACCCCGACGGTTCACCCAACCTCGGATACAAGGTCCGCCAGAAGGGCGGGTACTTCCCGGTCGCCCCGTACGACCACTACGTCGATCTGCGCGATGAGATCTCGACCAACCTCCAGACGGCCGGCTTCATCCTCGAGCGCGGACACCACGAGGTGGGCACCGCCGGACAGGCCGAGATCAACTACAAGTTCAACACCCTGCTGCACGCAGCCGACGACGTTCAGCTGTTCAAGTACATCGTGAAAAACACCGCATGGCAGAACGGCAAGACCGTCACCTTCATGCCCAAGCCCCTCTTCGGCGACAACGGATCGGGCATGCACGCCCACCAGTCGCTGTGGAAAGACGGCAAGCCGCTGTTCCACGACGAGGCCGGCTACGCGGGACTGTCTGACCTGGCACGCCACTACATCGGCGGCATCCTGCACCACGCGCCGTCACTGCTGGCGTTCACCAACCCCACGGTCAACTCCTACAAGCGGCTCGTGCCGGGCTACGAGGCCCCCATCAACCTGGTCTACAGCCAGCGCAACCGCAGCGCCTGCGTGCGTATCCCGATCACCGGCAACAACCCGAAGGCCAAGCGCCTCGAGTTCCGTTGCCCGGACAGCTCGGGCAACCCGTACCTGGCGTTCGCCGCGATGATGATGGCCGGCCTCGACGGCATCAAGAACAAGATCGAGCCGCACGAGCCGGTCGACAAGGACCTCTACGAGCTCCCGCCCGAGGAGGCCAAGGGCATCCCCCAGGCCCCGACGTCGCTCGGCGCGGTCATCGACCGCCTCGAAGAGGATCACGAATACCTCACCGAGGGTGGCGTATTCACCGAGGACCTGATCGAGACCTGGATCTCGTTCAAGCGTGAGAACGAAATCGAGCCGGTGCAGATCCGTCCGCACCCCTACGAGTTCTCCCTCTACTACGACGTCTGATCCGCCTCCGGCGAAGGACGTCTGATCCGCCTCCGGCGAAGGACGTCTGATCCGCCTCCGGCGAAGGACGTCTGATCCGCCTCCGGCGAAGGACGTCTGATCCGCCTCCGGCGGTCAGCGCCTGAGTACGTCACACCCGGCCGGCCCGGTGAACTGTCACGCAGTTCACCGGGCCGGTTCGGCGTATCCAGGCCCACACCCTGCCCACGGAATGAACCGTCGACCGCACCGGTTGGCGTGAAGAGGTTCACCCGTCACAACATCGCAGGGAGTCATTCGTGAAGATCGGCATCATCGGAGCAGGTTTCATCGGCGGAACGCTCACACGCCGCCTCACCCAGCTGGGTCACGAGGTTCGGGTCGCCAACTCTCGCGACCCTCAGACGCTGACCGAGTTGGCAGCGGAAACCGGGGCCACAGCAGTGTGGGCGCAGGAAGCCGCCGAGGACGCCGATCTGGTGATCGTCAGCATCCCGCAGAAGAACACTCCCAACCTGGCATCAGGAATCGTCTCGTCGCGCAAACCCGGGGCACCCATCATCGAGACGAACAACTACTACCCACAGCAGCGCGACGGAAAGATCGACGCCATCGAAGACGGCACACCCGAGAGCGTGTGGGTCTCACAGCTCCTCGGCGAACCGGTCTACAAGGTCTTCAACGGCATCTTCTGGAAGCACCTCCTCAACAAGGGTGTCCCGGCCGGCACCGAGGGCCGCATAGCGCTCCCGATCGCAGGCCCGGATGACGAGGGCAAGAAGATCGTCTCTCAGCTCGTCGACGAACTGGGTTTCGATCCGGTCGACGCCGGAAGCCTGGAAGAGTCGTGGCGTCAGCAACCGGGTACCCCGGTGTACGGCAAGGACTACGGGATCGACGGCACCATCGAAGCGCTTGCGCAGGCGACGCCGGAACGCACCGCCGAGTGGCGCGCCTGACCCCACGAGCGACGTCCGCCCGCGCCGAATGATTCGTCGCGGGCGGATGTGTTTGCGTCACAGCACATTCGCCGACCGCAGTGATTGGTCAGCGATCGGCAACTGCTACGTTGCCTGGATGACCTACAAGCGTTTGCTCCCGGCCCTCATCGTGTCCTCGACGCTGATGCTGGCCGCATGCGGCTCCGACGCCGACTCCGCCAGCTCTGAATCAACCGCCGCCGGAATCACCACCACCGCAGCACCCTCGGGATGCCCAACGGTGGCCCCGGAGGCCGACGTGGCGCCGGAGTGGACATTGTCAGGTAACACCGGTGAGGTCGCGGTCACCGGCTCCACCGACACCACCGCGCCCGCCATCGAGGTCACCACACCCTTCTCCGTCGACCAGACGACCGTTCACACGCTGACCGAGGGTGACGGCGCACTCGTGCGCGACACCGCCGAGGTGACGGTCTGCTACATGGGGGTGAACGGCCGCGACGGCACCGTGTTCGACAGCAGCTACGAGCGCGGCGTGCCCGTCGACTTCCCACTCGACCGCGTCGTTCCAGGATTCCAGAAGGCCATCGCCGGCCAGAAGGTCGGATCCACCGTGGCCGTCGCGATGACGTCTGCCGATGGTTACGCGAACGGCAATCCCCAGGCCGGTATCGAAGCCGGTGACACGCTGGTTTTTGCCATCAAGATCATCTCCGCTGAGAGCTGATCTGAGGTCGAGAACTGAGGCCGCAGCCGGCTGGGTACCAGAGAGACGTCAGCTCGGTACCAGTGCGACGACCAGCGCGCGATGGTCGGACCCCGTCACCGAGAAGGTGGACAACGACGTCGCGGTGAATCCGCGCGTCACCACGTGGTCGATGCCGATCAGCGGCGGGTAGCTGCGGTCGTCCGGGTAGGTCAACTGCACACCCTCGCCCGACTGCTCGGTCGCATCCCGGAATCCGCGCTCCAGTAGCGACCGGTACTGCGCGTGGTCCCATGTCGCGTTGAAGTCTCCGCTGACGATCACCCGATCTCCGGTGACCCCGTGCACCGTTTCGCGCAGGCGTTTCATCTCGTCCACCCATCGATCCGGGTCGTAGGGGTAGGGCGGGATCGGATGAACGGCGAAGACGGTGGTGCCGGGCGCGCCAGGAAGGTCCACGTCCGCGCGCAGATTTCCCAGCGCGAACCCGTTCAGTTCAGCAGTGTTGCGGAGCGGGTAACGGCTGAATATGCCGGTGCCGGTACCGCCTTCACCGGGTACCACGAACTCGTACGGCATCATGCCGCGTAGATCTGTGCCCTCGAGTGCAGCAAGGGACTGGGGCGTGAGTTCCTCGACGGTGAGCAACGCCGCCCCGGTCGCCCGGACCCGCGACACCACTTCGCCGGCATCGGCCTGGCCGAGCTTGAGGTTCGCCTGCACCACTGTCACAGACCCGCGAGTGGGTGCATCGGCCGCTTTGAACAGCGGCGCCTGGGTCCAGATGCCCACCCCCAAGAGGACAACCGCCAGCACGGTGGAGATCCACCGTCGTGTCACGGCGAGGATGAGGATGGCAGGAACGATGGCGAGCAACATCAGCGGTACGGCACTGGCAGCAGCGATCGCCACCTGCCCACGGCCAGGGAAGAAATGCAGCCACACCGCCGCCAGGGCAACCGCGAACAGCGCCCAGCCGATCACCACGGCAAAGAAGTAGAGAACCTTGAACGCGGCTCCCCGGTCTGCCAGACGCTGCGAGCGTCGCCTCACCCGCCGAATACCTTCAGTACCACGGCTTTTGCCCGCCGGGTCACGCGCAGATAGTTGTCCAAGAACTCCCCCGAGTCGTCATCGTGCCAGCCGGCCGCAAAAGCAACCGCGCGCAACGTCTTTCCCGGCGCCGGCAACTGGTCCACCGCCTTGCCGCGTACCAGCACCAGCGCATTGCGTGCCTTTGTCGCCGTAAGCCACGCCTCCTTGAGAAGGTGGACGTCATTCTCCCCGAGCAGTTCCGCCGAGCCGATGGCGTCGAGACATTGCAAGGTGGATGTGTTGTGCAGGGCCGGGATCCGGTGCCCGTGCCGCAACTGCAACAGCTGGACCGTCCACTCGACGTCGGCGAGGCCACCACGTCCCAGTTTCGTGTGCGTTGCCGGGTCGGCTCCGCGCGGGAGACGTTCGGCATCCACCCGGGCTTTGATCCGCCGGATCTCACGGACCGCATCCGAGGACACGCCGCCCTCCGGGTATCGGATCTGGTCGGCCATGTGCAGGAAGGCGACTCCGAGGTCCTCATCGCCGGCGACCTGGTGCGCTCGGAGCAAGGCCTGGATCTCCCAGGCCTGCGCCCACTGCTGGTAGTACGCCGCGTAGGCGGCGAGGGTGCGAACCACCGGGCCGTTGCGGCCTTCCGGGCGCAGCCCGGTGTCGACCTCGAGCGGAGGGTCAGCACTCGGCGTCCCGAGGAGTTGGCGCACCCGGTCGGCGATCGAGTTGGCCCACCGGACTGCCTCGGCCTCGTCCACGCCCTCCACGGGGTCGCAGACGAAGAGCACGTCGGCGTCCGACCCGTAACCCAGTTCACCGCCACCGAGCCGGCCCATGCCGATCACGGCCATCCGGGCGGGAGCAGGTGATTTTCGTTCGGCGACCGAGGCTTTGGTGACCACCGTCAGCGCGGCGTTCAGCACACCTGCCCATACCAGCGACAGCGCTCGACACACCTGCGGGACGTCGAGCATGCCCAGGATGTCGGCCGAAGCAACCCTGGCCAGTTCGGCTCGCCGGTGTGAGCGCGCCACTGCGATGGCCGATTTGAGGTCACGCTGCCGGACGGCCGAGGCGACCATGCCGCCGACCACGTCCTTGGGATCGACCTCGATGAGCTTGGGACCCAAGGCGCCGTCGGCATACAACCGGATCACATCCGGGGACCGCATCAGCAGCTCCGCTGCGTAGGCCGAAGTGCCCAGCACAGTCATCAACCGTTCGGCGACCACACCCTCATCGCGGATCAGGCGCAGGAACCAGTCGCGATCGGCTGCCGCGTCGCAGAGCCTCCGGTAGTTGAGAAGACCCGCATCCGGATCCGGTGTGCGACTGAGCCATTCGAGCAACGTCGGCAGCAGCAGTTCCTGGATCTGGCCGCGGCGCCCGGTCTCGGAGACCAGCGCTTTCAGATGCCCCAGCGCGTTCTGCGGTTTGCTGTAGCCGAGTGCGCCCAGACGCCGGATCGCCGATTCGTCCGACAGTCTCAACTCGTCCTTGTCGAAACGTGTGACCGCTTCGAGCAAGGGACGGTAGAAGATCTTCTCGTGCAGGCGGCGGACCCGATGCGACTGCCGTCGGATCTCTTCGCGCAGCACGCCCCCCGCATCGAGGTCGCCGGTGGGTCTGATGTGCGCGGCGCGGGCCAGCCACCGCATGGCCTCCACATCGGTGAACTCGGGAAGCGTATGCGTGCGCTTGAGCCGCTGGAGCTGCAGGCAGTGTTCCAGCAAACGCAAGAACTCGTAGGAGGCAATGAGATTGGCGCCGTCGTCGCGGCCGATGTACCCGCCGTCCCGCAACACGGTGAGGGCCTCGACAGTTCCCTTGACCCGAAGCGTTTCGTCGACCCGGCCGTGCACCATCTGCAAGAGCTGAACGGCGAACTCGACATCGCGCAGCCCACCGCGACCGAGTTTGATCTCGCGCTCGCGCATGTCCTCGGGCAGCATCGACTCGACGCGGCGGCGCATCGCCTGCACGTCGATGACGAAGTCTTCGCGCTCAGAGGCCTCCCACACCATCGGGCTCAACGCTTCCACGTACTCGCGGCACAGTTCCATGTCGCCGGTCATCGGCCGCGCCTTGAGCAGGGCCTGGAACTCCCACGTCTTGGCCCAGCGCTTGTAGTAGGTGACATGCGCATCGAGGGTTCGGGTGAGAGCGCCCGCCTTGCCTTCCGGCCGTAGCGCGGCATCCACCTCGAAGAAGGCAAGCGATCCCACGCGCATCATCTCGCCGGCGATACGGCTGGTCTGCGCATCGGCGGGCTCGCTGACGAAGATGACATCGACGTCGCTGACGTAATTCAGTTCGCGCGCACCGCATTTGCCCATGGCGATCACACCGATGCGACAGGTCAGCGGGTCGTCGCCGCAGATCTCGGCGATGGCGACCGCCAAGGCCGCGGTGAGAGCCGCGTCAGCGAGATCGGCCAGGAAGTTGCTCACATCGCTGAACCACAGGACCGGTTCGTCCTCGACGGTGGGCGCGAGGTCGCGGGCGGCCACCTGCAGCAGCAGGTCGCGATAGGCGAGCCGTAGCGCAATCACCGCTTTCGGGCCTGTCTCGCGTGCCCGGAACAGCAGGTTCCCGTTGTCTTCGTGTCCCGGCTCGGGTTGTGCGTCAACGGAATCGAGCATCGACCGCAGAACCTCTGCCGGTTCGGGCAGGTCGTTGCGGGTCAGCAATCGCCAGGCATGGTTTTCGGCGACGAGGTGGTCGCCCAACGCCGTCGACGAACCCAGTACGGCGAACAGACGTCCCCGGAAACCGCGGTCGGTGCGTAAGAGCCCGTCGATGTCCGCCCATTCCGAGCCGACGGCCGCGTGCAGCCGGACGAGCGCTCTGAGCGCGATGTCCGCACTCGGTGCGCGCGAAAGCGCCCACAACAGATCGACGCTCTCTTCTGCATCCCAGCCGAGCGTCGCCAGATCCGCAGCCGCTGTTGCTTCGAGCAGTCCGAGTCGGCCGACGCTGGGCACTCGAGATCGCGAGGCAGGTGGGTTCACAACACACAACGGTACTGGTCGAGCTGTCGGCGGAACCATCAGCCCACACGGCCGGCGCCGCCGGAGAGTTACAGGGCCAGGTAGTTCTTCAGTTCGAACGGCGTGACGTGGCTGCGGTACTCGGTCCACTCCGCCCACTTGTTGCGCAGGAAGTACTCGAAGACGTGTTCGCCGACGGCCTCGGCGACCAATTCGGACTTCTCCATCTTCGTGAGCGCCTCGGCCAGACTTCCCGGCAACTCGCGGTAACCCATGGCCCGTCGCTCCGCGGGAGTCAACGCGAACACGTCGTCTTCGGCATGTTCGGGTAGCTCGTAGCCTTCCTTGATCCCCTTGAGCCCCGCGGCCAGCAGTACCGCGAAGGTGAGGTACGGGTTGCATGCGGAGTCGGGGCTGCGGACCTCGATACGGCGCGACGAGGCCTTGTTGGGCGTGTAGAGCGGCAGGCGGATGAGCGCCGAACGGTTGGCCGCGCCCCAACTGGCGGCCGTCGGGGCCTCACCACCGTGGATCAGACGCTTGTAGCTGTTCACCCACTGATTTGTGATGGCGCTGATCTCGTCGGCGTGGTGCAGGATGCCGGCGATGAACTGTTTTCCGGTGTCCGACAGCTGCATCGGGTCATCGGGATTGTGGAAGGCATTGGTGTCGCCCTCGAACAGGCTCATGTGGGTGTGCATCGCCGAGCCGGCGTACTCGCTGAACGGCTTGGGCATGAACGTCGCCCAGACGTTCTCACCGATCGCGACCTCTTTGACGACGTAACGGAACGTCATCACGTTGTCGGCCATGGACAGGGCGTCTGCGTACCGCAGGTCGATCTCCTGCTGTCCGGGCGCACCCTCATGGTGGGAGAACTCCACCGAGATGCCCATCGACTCGAGGGCTTCGATGGCGTGGCGCCTGAAGTTGGGTGCCGAATCGTGTACTGCCTGGTCGAAATAGCCACCGCTGTCGGCGGGAATCGGGATCGACCCGTCGACACTGGGCGGGTTCTTCAGCAGGAAGAACTCGATCTCCGGGTGCACGTAGCAGCTGAATCCTTGATCGGCGGCCTTGTTGAGCTGCCGACGGAGGACGTGGCGCGAATCTGCCCAGGACGGTTCACCGTCGGGCATCACGATGTCGCAGAACATGCGCGCGGAGTGGTGCCGCCCGGTGCTGGTGGTCCAGGGCAGGATCTGGAACGTGGACGGATCGGGCTTCGCGATCGTGTCGGCCTCGGACACCCGTGAAAAGCCCTCGATGGCCGACCCGTCGAACCCGATACCCTCGGCAAAAGCGCCCTCGAGCTCGGCAGGCGCGATCGCGACCGACTTCAGATATCCGAGAACGTCCGTGAACCAGAGGCGAACAAAACGAATGTCGCGCTCTTCAAGGGTCCGGAGCACGAATTCTTTTTGGCGATCCATGACATCGGAGCCTAGGAGCGCGGTGTTAAATCGATGTTACAAGCGCGCATCAACCAGAATATCCAGCGGATTTGACCCTGGAATCTCAACATTTGAGGTTTTCTTCCGGGAGTGTGAGATCGACGAAGTATGCGGTGATCGCGTCATCCACACAGTCATCGCCCTGCAATGATGCCGTGTGCTGATCGCCTTCGAACGTGATCAGCCGGGCGCGTAGTTGCCGCGCGAGTTCCACACCCGCCTGGTAGGGAGTCGCCGGGTCGTTGGTGGTGGATACGACGACCGTGGTGGGCAGGGCGGGGACATCGAGTTCATGGGGTGTGCTCGTCGGTGGGACCGGCCAGAACGCGCAGGCGTCACGGGCGCCCCGGCCGGTTCCGCGACCGTCGTCGGCAAACGGCGCCACCCTGCGGGATTCGACATCGAGACGATCGATCTGGGCCTGATCGGTCAGTGGCGGGTCGTCCACACAACGCACCACCGTGAAGGTGTCCAAGGTGTTCGTGTAGGCGCCCGAGGAGTCGCGGCCCTCGTACAGGTCCGCCAGCCGCAGCAACGTACTCCCGCTGCCCTCGGTCAGCTGCGCCAAACCCTCACGCAGCGGTTCCCAGAGCGAGTCCGAATACAACGCCTGACTCACCCCCGTCATCGCGTCGCCGTAGGTGAGTCGACGGTCTTGCGTCGTCGGGACCGGCGCGTCGATCAGCGGCCGGGTCAACTGCTGGAACCGTGACGTGGCCTTCGACGGGTCCGGACCGAGCGCACACTCGGAGTACCGGGCGCAGTCGGCAGAGAACGCATCGAACGCCGACTGGAAACCTTCTCGCTGCGCGACGGCATCCTCGACCGGGTCGGCCGACGGATCCACTGCTCCGTCGTTGACCATGGCCCGGACCTTGGTCGGGAACTGCTCGGCGTACGTCGCGCCGATGCGGGTGCCATAGGAATAGCCCAGATAGTTCAACTGCTCGTCTCCGAGTACCGCACGGAGGACGTCCATGTCCTTGACCACGTCGTCGGTACCGACGTGCGCCAGGTACCCCGCACCCAGGCGTTCGGCGCACTTCTGGGCGAACGACCGCGCACGGTCCTCGATCGCGGCGATGCCGTCGGGCGTCATGTCGACGAGGGTCTCGGCCCGTTCCGCGTCGCGTTCCTCGTCGGTCAGGCAACGGATCTCGGGCGTGGACTTGCCGATGCCCCGCGGGTCGAATCCGATCAGGTCAAAACGTTCGGAGACGTCGAGACCGCCGAGGAAGCCCGCCTGCGCCGCGATGAACTCGACCGCGGAGGCTCCCGGTCCGCCCGGGTTCACCAGCAGCGAGCCGATCTTGTCGCCGGACGCCCGCAGCCGGAACATCGCGATCTGCGCCACCTGCCCCTCAGGGTCGGAGTAGTCCACCGGGACCGACACGGTCGCGCAGTCGCTGCGGTCGGCCGGATAGCCGTTCAGCTCCTGGTCGGCGAAGTCGGTGCACGGACCCCAGCGGACCTCTTGTCCGTAGAACCGGTCGAGGTCCGGGGTCGGGGCCACACCGGTGGTGAACGTTGCGTTGGTCGGTGTTCCCGACACACCTTCGGTGCATGCGGCCGTCAGCAACAGCGCCATCAGGATCGTCGTTACCGTGACGCGTCGTCGCGGCAGGCACGGCCCATGATCCACGGGTCCGGTCGGGCCGTGGTCCACGAGCCGGGTCGGCCGCTCATCCATGCTCACCGTCATCATCGTGCCACGCGAACGACGCCGTACAGGCCCGCTGCGAAGTCGGTGAGGTTCCGCCGAGATCACATCCGTGTGACAAGTTCCACTGCCGACACCATTTCTCATGGCGCCGCGGAGTGCCACACTGGTGGGGTCATCCACCCACCCGGGTACCCGCAGATGCGGGACTCGAGGCACGAAAGAGACAACGATGTCCGAAAATTCGGTTTATGGCGCTGCTCCCTCCGCACCAACTACTGGCGAAGCAGCCACCTCCTCCCCCGCCGCCGCATCACCCGCGTGCATCACCTGGCCCAGATGAAGTCTGAAGGCGAGAAGTGGTCGATGCTCACCGCGTACGACTACTCCAGTGCCCGGATCTTCGACGATGCCCAGATCCCGGTTCTACTTGTCGGTGATTCCGCGGCAAACGTCGTCTACGGCTACGACACCACCATCCCCGTCAGCATCGACGAACTGCTCCCCCTGGTCCGCGGGGTCGTGAAGGGTGCGCCGCACGCGCTGGTGGTCGCCGATCTCCCCTTCGGCAGCTACGAGGCCGGGCCGCAGCAGGCCCTGGAGTCCTCGATCCGATTCTTCAAAGAAGGCGGCGCCCATGCCGTCAAACTCGAGGGCGGCGAACGCGTGGCCGACCAGATCGCCACACTGACCGCGGCAGGCATCCCGGTGATGGCACACATCGGCTTCACTCCCCAGAGCGTCAACGGCCTCGGCGGTTTCCGCGTTCAGGGCCGTGGTGATGCCGGCGACCAACTGATCGCCGACGCCATCGCCGTCCAGGAGGCCGGCGCATTCGCGGTGGTGATGGAGATGGTCCCCGCCGACCTCGCGGGACAGATCAGCCGC is a window from the Williamsia sp. DF01-3 genome containing:
- the glnA gene encoding type I glutamate--ammonia ligase, which codes for MYNTKEELLEGIKSEGVEYVDIRFCDLPGVMQHFSIPASAFDESVFEDGLAFDGSSVRGFQSIDESDMMLLPDPATARIDPFRKAKTMNVTFFVHDPFTREAYSRDPRNIARKAEDYLASTGIADTCFFGAEAEFYIFDSVSFSSEINGTHYQVESESGWWNTVSQTNPDGSPNLGYKVRQKGGYFPVAPYDHYVDLRDEISTNLQTAGFILERGHHEVGTAGQAEINYKFNTLLHAADDVQLFKYIVKNTAWQNGKTVTFMPKPLFGDNGSGMHAHQSLWKDGKPLFHDEAGYAGLSDLARHYIGGILHHAPSLLAFTNPTVNSYKRLVPGYEAPINLVYSQRNRSACVRIPITGNNPKAKRLEFRCPDSSGNPYLAFAAMMMAGLDGIKNKIEPHEPVDKDLYELPPEEAKGIPQAPTSLGAVIDRLEEDHEYLTEGGVFTEDLIETWISFKRENEIEPVQIRPHPYEFSLYYDV
- a CDS encoding FKBP-type peptidyl-prolyl cis-trans isomerase, which encodes MTYKRLLPALIVSSTLMLAACGSDADSASSESTAAGITTTAAPSGCPTVAPEADVAPEWTLSGNTGEVAVTGSTDTTAPAIEVTTPFSVDQTTVHTLTEGDGALVRDTAEVTVCYMGVNGRDGTVFDSSYERGVPVDFPLDRVVPGFQKAIAGQKVGSTVAVAMTSADGYANGNPQAGIEAGDTLVFAIKIISAES
- a CDS encoding endonuclease/exonuclease/phosphatase family protein, yielding MRRRSQRLADRGAAFKVLYFFAVVIGWALFAVALAAVWLHFFPGRGQVAIAAASAVPLMLLAIVPAILILAVTRRWISTVLAVVLLGVGIWTQAPLFKAADAPTRGSVTVVQANLKLGQADAGEVVSRVRATGAALLTVEELTPQSLAALEGTDLRGMMPYEFVVPGEGGTGTGIFSRYPLRNTAELNGFALGNLRADVDLPGAPGTTVFAVHPIPPYPYDPDRWVDEMKRLRETVHGVTGDRVIVSGDFNATWDHAQYRSLLERGFRDATEQSGEGVQLTYPDDRSYPPLIGIDHVVTRGFTATSLSTFSVTGSDHRALVVALVPS
- a CDS encoding bifunctional [glutamine synthetase] adenylyltransferase/[glutamine synthetase]-adenylyl-L-tyrosine phosphorylase, which produces MNPPASRSRVPSVGRLGLLEATAAADLATLGWDAEESVDLLWALSRAPSADIALRALVRLHAAVGSEWADIDGLLRTDRGFRGRLFAVLGSSTALGDHLVAENHAWRLLTRNDLPEPAEVLRSMLDSVDAQPEPGHEDNGNLLFRARETGPKAVIALRLAYRDLLLQVAARDLAPTVEDEPVLWFSDVSNFLADLADAALTAALAVAIAEICGDDPLTCRIGVIAMGKCGARELNYVSDVDVIFVSEPADAQTSRIAGEMMRVGSLAFFEVDAALRPEGKAGALTRTLDAHVTYYKRWAKTWEFQALLKARPMTGDMELCREYVEALSPMVWEASEREDFVIDVQAMRRRVESMLPEDMREREIKLGRGGLRDVEFAVQLLQMVHGRVDETLRVKGTVEALTVLRDGGYIGRDDGANLIASYEFLRLLEHCLQLQRLKRTHTLPEFTDVEAMRWLARAAHIRPTGDLDAGGVLREEIRRQSHRVRRLHEKIFYRPLLEAVTRFDKDELRLSDESAIRRLGALGYSKPQNALGHLKALVSETGRRGQIQELLLPTLLEWLSRTPDPDAGLLNYRRLCDAAADRDWFLRLIRDEGVVAERLMTVLGTSAYAAELLMRSPDVIRLYADGALGPKLIEVDPKDVVGGMVASAVRQRDLKSAIAVARSHRRAELARVASADILGMLDVPQVCRALSLVWAGVLNAALTVVTKASVAERKSPAPARMAVIGMGRLGGGELGYGSDADVLFVCDPVEGVDEAEAVRWANSIADRVRQLLGTPSADPPLEVDTGLRPEGRNGPVVRTLAAYAAYYQQWAQAWEIQALLRAHQVAGDEDLGVAFLHMADQIRYPEGGVSSDAVREIRRIKARVDAERLPRGADPATHTKLGRGGLADVEWTVQLLQLRHGHRIPALHNTSTLQCLDAIGSAELLGENDVHLLKEAWLTATKARNALVLVRGKAVDQLPAPGKTLRAVAFAAGWHDDDSGEFLDNYLRVTRRAKAVVLKVFGG
- the glnA gene encoding type I glutamate--ammonia ligase, coding for MDRQKEFVLRTLEERDIRFVRLWFTDVLGYLKSVAIAPAELEGAFAEGIGFDGSAIEGFSRVSEADTIAKPDPSTFQILPWTTSTGRHHSARMFCDIVMPDGEPSWADSRHVLRRQLNKAADQGFSCYVHPEIEFFLLKNPPSVDGSIPIPADSGGYFDQAVHDSAPNFRRHAIEALESMGISVEFSHHEGAPGQQEIDLRYADALSMADNVMTFRYVVKEVAIGENVWATFMPKPFSEYAGSAMHTHMSLFEGDTNAFHNPDDPMQLSDTGKQFIAGILHHADEISAITNQWVNSYKRLIHGGEAPTAASWGAANRSALIRLPLYTPNKASSRRIEVRSPDSACNPYLTFAVLLAAGLKGIKEGYELPEHAEDDVFALTPAERRAMGYRELPGSLAEALTKMEKSELVAEAVGEHVFEYFLRNKWAEWTEYRSHVTPFELKNYLAL
- a CDS encoding alpha/beta hydrolase, with the translated sequence MALLLTAACTEGVSGTPTNATFTTGVAPTPDLDRFYGQEVRWGPCTDFADQELNGYPADRSDCATVSVPVDYSDPEGQVAQIAMFRLRASGDKIGSLLVNPGGPGASAVEFIAAQAGFLGGLDVSERFDLIGFDPRGIGKSTPEIRCLTDEERDAERAETLVDMTPDGIAAIEDRARSFAQKCAERLGAGYLAHVGTDDVVKDMDVLRAVLGDEQLNYLGYSYGTRIGATYAEQFPTKVRAMVNDGAVDPSADPVEDAVAQREGFQSAFDAFSADCARYSECALGPDPSKATSRFQQLTRPLIDAPVPTTQDRRLTYGDAMTGVSQALYSDSLWEPLREGLAQLTEGSGSTLLRLADLYEGRDSSGAYTNTLDTFTVVRCVDDPPLTDQAQIDRLDVESRRVAPFADDGRGTGRGARDACAFWPVPPTSTPHELDVPALPTTVVVSTTNDPATPYQAGVELARQLRARLITFEGDQHTASLQGDDCVDDAITAYFVDLTLPEENLKC